From one Brevibacterium sp. 'Marine' genomic stretch:
- the sufB gene encoding Fe-S cluster assembly protein SufB codes for MTDTGNRIIDANPELKDLGQYAYGWHDENDAGATAQRGLSEEVVRNISKLKDEPEWMLKRRLKALRLFDKKPMPNWGADLTGIDFADIKYFVRSTEGQATSWEDLPEDIRNTYDKLGIPEAEKQRLVAGVAAQYESEVVYHQINEELEAQGVIFMDTDTGLREHPEIFEEYFGSIIPSGDNKFAALNTAVWSGGSFVYVPKGVHVEIPLQAYFRINTENMGQFERTLIIADEGSSVHYVEGCTAPIYKTDSLHSAVVEIIAKKDAKVRYTTIQNWSNNVYNLVTKRAIAEEGASMEWVDGNIGSKVTMKYPAIWLTGEHARGETLSVAFAGEGQHQDTGAKMVHAAPHTHSSIVSKSVARGGGRAGYRGLVHVHPGAEGSSNNVLCDALLVDNVSRSDTYPYIDIREDDVTLGHEATVSKVSEDQLFYLMSRGMEETEAMAMIVRGFVEPIARELPMEYALELNRLIELQMEGAVG; via the coding sequence ATGACTGACACAGGAAATCGGATCATCGATGCGAATCCCGAGCTCAAAGACCTCGGGCAGTACGCATACGGTTGGCACGACGAGAACGACGCCGGCGCGACCGCGCAACGCGGCCTGAGCGAGGAAGTCGTCCGCAACATCTCGAAGCTCAAGGACGAACCCGAGTGGATGCTCAAGCGTCGGCTCAAGGCTCTGCGCCTGTTCGACAAGAAGCCGATGCCGAACTGGGGTGCCGACCTCACCGGAATCGACTTCGCCGACATCAAGTACTTCGTCCGCTCCACCGAGGGACAGGCGACGTCCTGGGAGGATCTGCCCGAGGACATCCGCAACACCTATGACAAGCTCGGCATCCCCGAGGCGGAGAAGCAGCGCCTCGTCGCCGGCGTCGCCGCACAGTACGAGTCCGAGGTCGTCTACCACCAGATCAACGAAGAGCTCGAGGCTCAGGGCGTCATCTTCATGGACACCGACACCGGTCTGCGCGAGCACCCGGAGATCTTCGAAGAGTACTTCGGCTCGATCATTCCCTCCGGTGACAACAAGTTCGCCGCACTGAACACCGCTGTCTGGTCCGGCGGCTCGTTCGTCTACGTCCCCAAGGGCGTCCACGTCGAGATCCCGCTGCAGGCCTACTTCCGCATCAACACGGAGAACATGGGCCAGTTCGAGCGCACGCTCATCATCGCCGACGAGGGGTCCTCGGTCCACTACGTCGAGGGCTGCACCGCACCGATCTACAAGACCGACTCCCTGCACTCGGCCGTCGTCGAGATCATCGCGAAGAAGGATGCGAAGGTCCGCTACACGACGATCCAGAACTGGTCGAACAACGTGTACAACCTCGTCACCAAGCGCGCCATCGCCGAAGAGGGCGCCTCCATGGAATGGGTCGACGGCAACATCGGCTCGAAGGTGACCATGAAGTACCCGGCCATCTGGCTCACCGGCGAGCACGCCCGCGGTGAGACGCTGTCCGTGGCCTTCGCCGGCGAGGGACAGCACCAGGACACCGGTGCGAAGATGGTCCACGCCGCTCCGCACACCCATTCGTCGATCGTGTCGAAGTCCGTGGCCCGCGGCGGCGGCCGTGCCGGCTACCGCGGACTCGTCCACGTGCACCCGGGTGCCGAAGGCTCGTCGAACAACGTCCTCTGCGACGCTCTGCTCGTCGACAACGTCTCCCGTTCGGACACGTACCCCTACATCGACATCCGCGAAGACGACGTCACACTCGGCCATGAGGCCACCGTGTCCAAGGTCAGTGAGGATCAGCTCTTCTACCTCATGTCCCGCGGCATGGAGGAGACCGAGGCGATGGCGATGATCGTGCGCGGCTTCGTCGAGCCCATCGCACGCGAGCTCCCGATGGAGTACGCCCTCGAACTCAACCGCCTCATCGAACTGCAGATGGAAGGCGCGGTCGGCTGA
- a CDS encoding VOC family protein, which produces MEFYCSVFPDSRILSIERYPDESLDEHFEGMSGKVISGRFVLDGTEFICLDGGPVFTFNEAISLTVECADQAEIDHYWSHLSASPEHEQCGWLKDRYGVSWQIVPANLGELMTGPAQTQALMQMKKIVIDDLVNAG; this is translated from the coding sequence ATGGAGTTCTACTGCTCCGTCTTCCCCGATTCGCGCATCCTGTCCATCGAACGCTATCCCGACGAATCCCTCGACGAACACTTCGAAGGGATGAGCGGGAAGGTCATCAGCGGCCGGTTCGTCCTCGACGGCACTGAGTTCATCTGCCTCGACGGCGGACCGGTGTTCACGTTCAACGAGGCGATCTCGCTGACCGTCGAATGCGCGGACCAGGCCGAGATCGACCACTACTGGTCACATCTGTCGGCGTCGCCCGAGCACGAACAGTGCGGCTGGCTCAAGGACCGCTACGGAGTCAGTTGGCAGATCGTCCCCGCGAACCTCGGCGAGCTGATGACCGGTCCGGCACAGACTCAGGCGCTCATGCAGATGAAGAAGATCGTCATCGACGACCTCGTGAACGCCGGCTGA
- a CDS encoding ABC transporter ATP-binding protein: protein MSSPALTIRGLQYSYGSHRVVDGIDLTAEPGSVLGVLGPNGAGKSTTISLAVGTRRPDAGTVEIFGHDPVTAHSTTSQLAGVMLQDGGLPMSSKPLEVLRHLSSLYENPLPVDELAEPLGLHDFAGRTMRRLSGGQKQRVALAAALIGRPRLVFLDEPCAGLDPQAREVVHSFIRDLADRGVAVVLTTHDLTEAEELSDEVVVIDRGRIIAQGAPEELRSASAGSRALTIRLDSPVPAALVDRLTELGPASAQGSLIIIDGAPTASQIAAACTAIAEAGRQITDIGMQRQSLSDVFFELTGRPLR, encoded by the coding sequence GTGTCATCTCCGGCCCTGACCATCCGCGGTCTCCAATACTCCTACGGCTCCCACCGTGTCGTCGACGGAATCGACCTCACGGCCGAGCCCGGATCCGTCCTCGGCGTCCTCGGACCCAATGGCGCGGGCAAATCCACGACCATCTCCCTGGCAGTGGGCACCCGCCGTCCCGATGCGGGCACGGTGGAGATCTTCGGCCACGACCCCGTCACCGCCCACTCCACGACCTCGCAGCTGGCCGGGGTGATGCTCCAGGACGGCGGACTGCCGATGAGCTCGAAGCCGCTGGAGGTGCTTCGCCACCTCTCCTCCCTCTATGAGAACCCTCTTCCGGTCGACGAACTCGCCGAACCCCTGGGCCTCCACGACTTCGCGGGACGCACGATGCGCCGACTCTCGGGCGGACAGAAGCAGCGGGTGGCGCTGGCGGCAGCCCTCATCGGTCGGCCCCGTCTGGTCTTCCTCGACGAACCCTGCGCCGGCCTCGACCCCCAGGCTCGTGAGGTCGTCCACAGCTTCATCCGAGATCTTGCCGACCGCGGGGTCGCCGTCGTCCTCACCACCCACGACCTGACCGAGGCCGAGGAGCTCTCCGACGAGGTCGTCGTCATCGATCGCGGACGGATCATCGCCCAGGGAGCGCCCGAGGAGCTGCGCAGCGCCTCCGCCGGGTCGCGGGCGCTGACGATCCGGCTCGACTCCCCCGTCCCCGCCGCTCTCGTCGATCGACTCACCGAGCTCGGTCCCGCCTCGGCGCAGGGCTCCCTGATCATCATCGACGGAGCACCGACGGCGAGCCAGATCGCGGCCGCGTGCACGGCCATCGCCGAGGCGGGCAGACAGATCACGGACATCGGCATGCAGAGACAGTCCCTGTCCGACGTCTTCTTCGAACTGACCGGGAGGCCGCTGCGATGA
- a CDS encoding heme o synthase produces MSKLRQNREEQSERPLQRAIDEQSLSTRPRSIISAYIALTKPRVIELLLVTTAPVMFLAAQGMPNIWLVINTLIGGAAAAASASVFNCYVDRDIDAKMERTKDRPLVTGEISPRSALVFAFVLGIGSIFWLGGFTNWVTAGLTAAAILLYAVFYTLVLKRRTSQNIVWGGAAGCMPVLIGWSAVTGGIAWEPVLLFLVVFFWTPPHYWPLAIKYKADYDAADVPMLPSKVPPTSVGRQMILYTWAMIACSLALIPIAPMGPVYTIVAVGAGVWFLWSCYSLVSRAKQGKDGTSLKAMKVFHGSITYLSLLFLAVAIDPFVPTLIPGIW; encoded by the coding sequence GTGAGCAAACTTCGTCAGAACCGGGAAGAGCAGAGTGAACGACCTCTGCAGAGGGCCATCGACGAGCAGAGCCTCTCCACCCGACCGCGTTCGATCATCAGCGCATATATCGCGCTGACCAAACCGCGCGTCATCGAGCTGCTCCTCGTCACGACCGCGCCCGTGATGTTCCTGGCCGCTCAGGGAATGCCGAACATCTGGCTCGTCATCAACACGCTCATCGGCGGAGCCGCCGCTGCCGCCTCGGCCTCGGTCTTCAACTGCTACGTCGACCGTGACATCGACGCGAAGATGGAGCGGACGAAGGACCGTCCCCTCGTCACCGGAGAGATCAGCCCCCGCTCTGCGCTGGTCTTCGCCTTCGTGCTCGGCATCGGATCGATCTTCTGGCTCGGCGGCTTCACGAACTGGGTCACGGCGGGGCTGACCGCCGCGGCGATCCTGCTCTATGCCGTCTTCTACACCCTCGTCCTCAAGCGTCGCACCTCACAGAACATCGTCTGGGGCGGCGCAGCAGGCTGCATGCCGGTGCTCATCGGCTGGTCGGCCGTGACCGGAGGAATCGCCTGGGAGCCCGTGCTGCTCTTCCTCGTCGTCTTCTTCTGGACCCCGCCGCACTACTGGCCGCTGGCGATCAAGTACAAGGCCGACTACGACGCCGCCGACGTGCCCATGCTGCCGTCGAAGGTTCCGCCGACATCCGTCGGCCGACAGATGATCCTCTACACGTGGGCGATGATCGCCTGCTCGCTCGCACTCATTCCCATCGCTCCGATGGGCCCGGTCTACACGATCGTGGCCGTGGGCGCCGGCGTCTGGTTCCTGTGGTCGTGCTACTCGCTGGTCTCCCGTGCCAAGCAGGGTAAGGACGGCACGTCGCTCAAGGCGATGAAGGTCTTCCACGGGTCGATCACCTACTTGTCGCTGCTCTTCCTGGCAGTGGCCATCGACCCGTTCGTGCCCACCCTGATCCCCGGGATCTGGTGA
- a CDS encoding ABC transporter permease, whose protein sequence is MTAARIISQTKFETLSVLRNGEQLLLSVIFPLGLLVFLAKTPLLTGLGVIDAGADPLSIAVPGALSLSLASSAFTGQAIATAFDRRYGVLRQLATTPLGTNGLILGKLGAVIVVVLIQYALVFAAAAILGFRGPVDVLGLILATLLGTAALLSLGLFMAGTVRAEATLAATNLIWVLMAGVGGLVIAHPGEWGTVVGYLPSGALGDAMRSVIGDGGTDIKAIIVLLVWGLVGTLAARRWFRFE, encoded by the coding sequence ATGACAGCCGCACGCATCATCTCGCAGACGAAGTTCGAGACCCTGTCCGTTCTGCGCAACGGCGAACAGCTGCTGCTCTCGGTCATCTTCCCCCTGGGCCTGCTCGTCTTCCTCGCGAAGACTCCCCTGCTCACCGGCCTCGGAGTCATCGACGCCGGGGCCGATCCGCTGTCGATCGCCGTCCCCGGAGCGCTGAGCCTGAGCCTGGCCTCCAGCGCATTCACCGGTCAGGCGATCGCGACCGCCTTCGACCGCCGCTACGGAGTGCTGCGGCAGCTGGCGACGACTCCGCTGGGCACGAACGGACTCATCCTCGGCAAACTCGGCGCCGTCATCGTCGTCGTCCTCATCCAGTACGCACTCGTCTTCGCCGCGGCGGCGATTCTCGGCTTCCGGGGTCCCGTCGACGTCCTCGGACTCATCCTGGCCACACTGCTGGGCACCGCAGCGCTGCTCTCGCTCGGTCTGTTCATGGCCGGCACCGTCCGCGCCGAGGCGACCCTGGCGGCGACGAACCTCATCTGGGTGCTCATGGCAGGCGTCGGTGGCCTCGTCATCGCACATCCGGGAGAATGGGGAACGGTTGTGGGCTACCTGCCCTCCGGTGCGCTCGGCGACGCCATGCGGTCCGTCATCGGAGACGGCGGCACAGACATCAAGGCAATCATCGTGCTCCTGGTATGGGGGCTTGTGGGAACGCTTGCGGCACGCAGGTGGTTCCGTTTCGAATGA
- a CDS encoding helix-turn-helix domain-containing protein, with translation MAANDTEDRRTRQKVFQSVLDEGPITASSLAKALELTPAAIRRHLDALESEGLIEVRELAGKQAGRGRPARHYVVTTAGHDSVSHSYDELAVNILRFMEDKHGKSAVEDFTEDLVGRLRDRLGPELEKRGGTTVASRSRALAAALTREGYAASATPVAAGTPLEAMQLCQGHCPIQAVAAEYPEICEAELAMFSDYLGVDVRRLSSLAQGDHVCTTHIPTSELTRPLIHSNDRPQGGSR, from the coding sequence ATGGCTGCAAACGACACGGAAGATCGCCGCACCCGGCAGAAGGTCTTCCAGTCGGTGCTCGACGAAGGGCCGATCACTGCTTCGTCTCTGGCCAAAGCCCTCGAGCTGACTCCCGCGGCGATCCGTCGTCACCTGGACGCACTGGAGAGCGAGGGCCTCATCGAGGTCCGTGAACTCGCCGGCAAACAGGCGGGCAGGGGCCGACCGGCCCGGCACTATGTGGTCACGACGGCCGGACACGATTCGGTCAGTCATTCCTACGACGAGTTGGCCGTGAACATCCTGCGCTTCATGGAGGACAAGCACGGCAAGTCGGCTGTGGAGGACTTCACCGAAGACCTCGTCGGCCGTCTGCGGGACCGCCTCGGACCGGAACTCGAGAAGCGCGGCGGCACCACAGTGGCGTCACGCTCACGCGCTCTCGCGGCAGCGCTGACACGGGAGGGGTACGCCGCCTCGGCGACACCGGTTGCGGCCGGGACCCCGTTGGAGGCGATGCAGCTGTGCCAGGGACACTGCCCGATCCAGGCCGTGGCGGCGGAGTACCCGGAGATCTGCGAAGCGGAACTCGCGATGTTCTCCGACTACCTCGGCGTCGACGTACGCCGGCTGTCCTCGTTGGCGCAGGGCGACCATGTGTGCACCACCCACATTCCGACTTCGGAACTGACCAGACCACTCATCCACAGCAATGATCGACCTCAAGGAGGTTCACGATGA
- a CDS encoding COX15/CtaA family protein — MVTKKIRIAAWAMLIAQAGIILTGGIVRLTGSGLGCSDWPKCTPDSLVATSEMGIHGAIEFGNRLLAVALAILGVCIALMLWRVRKQRPDLFWLNIGLLAIVPVQAVVGGITVWTKLNPWVVAGHFVPSAVAVGVAAYFVRRTYDTGVRLGTKAPAPLPTLGWIILGLTAIIVVFGVLTTGAGPHSGSTISTRNNLDNIWVTRLHAAPVWLLVVATLSALVVARKKAQSAMVAPLAVLLLVEVVQGVIGYVQYFLGVPELLVALHMVGLSATIAASVAVLDSAYPRSTDVSPDRSVSVVS, encoded by the coding sequence GTGGTCACGAAGAAGATCCGCATCGCCGCTTGGGCCATGCTCATCGCCCAGGCAGGGATCATCCTGACCGGCGGAATCGTCCGGCTCACCGGCTCGGGGCTCGGCTGTTCGGACTGGCCGAAGTGCACCCCGGATTCGCTGGTGGCCACCAGCGAGATGGGCATCCACGGTGCCATCGAGTTCGGCAACCGCCTGCTGGCCGTGGCGCTGGCGATCCTCGGCGTGTGCATTGCGCTCATGCTGTGGAGGGTTCGGAAGCAGCGCCCGGATCTGTTCTGGCTCAATATCGGACTGCTGGCCATCGTGCCCGTCCAGGCCGTCGTCGGCGGAATCACCGTGTGGACGAAGCTCAACCCCTGGGTCGTCGCCGGACACTTCGTCCCCTCGGCCGTCGCCGTCGGCGTCGCCGCCTACTTCGTCCGCCGCACCTACGACACCGGCGTGCGGCTGGGCACCAAGGCCCCGGCTCCGCTGCCGACATTGGGCTGGATCATCCTCGGCCTCACCGCGATCATCGTCGTCTTCGGCGTGCTCACCACCGGGGCCGGGCCCCATTCGGGTTCGACGATCTCGACCCGCAACAACCTCGACAACATCTGGGTCACCCGTTTGCATGCCGCGCCGGTGTGGCTGCTCGTCGTCGCCACGCTCTCTGCGCTCGTCGTCGCGCGGAAGAAGGCACAATCGGCGATGGTCGCACCGCTGGCCGTGCTGCTCCTCGTCGAGGTCGTCCAGGGAGTCATCGGCTACGTCCAGTACTTCCTCGGTGTTCCCGAACTGCTCGTGGCCTTACACATGGTCGGCCTGTCGGCTACGATTGCGGCAAGCGTTGCCGTCCTCGACAGCGCATACCCGAGGAGCACCGATGTCAGTCCCGATCGTTCCGTGTCTGTGGTTTCCTGA